A window of Rhizobium acidisoli contains these coding sequences:
- a CDS encoding cysteine synthase A has translation MTFHPSVLEAIGNTPLIKLKGASAATGCTILGKAEFLNPGQSVKDRAALYIIRDAERKGLLRPGGVIVEGTAGNTGIGLTLVAKALGYRTVIVIPETQSQEKKDALKLLGAELVEVPAVPYKNPNNYVKVSGRLAEQLAKTEPNGAIWANQFDNVANRQAHIETTAREIWNDTDGKVDGFICSVGSGGTLAGVAAGLKAFNADVKIGIADPEGAALYEFYQNGTLKSEGSSITEGIGQGRITANLEGFTPDFSYRVSDAEALPYLFDLVENEGLCLGGSTAINIAGAVKLARDLGPGHMVVTILCDYGNRYQSKLFNPDFLTSKGLPVPGWMAKSPEIDVPYEPA, from the coding sequence ATGACCTTCCACCCTTCCGTCCTCGAAGCCATCGGCAATACGCCCCTGATCAAACTCAAGGGGGCGTCGGCGGCGACCGGCTGCACCATTCTCGGCAAGGCGGAGTTCCTGAACCCCGGCCAGTCGGTGAAGGATCGTGCCGCGCTCTACATCATCCGCGACGCGGAACGGAAAGGGCTGCTTCGGCCCGGCGGCGTCATCGTCGAAGGCACGGCCGGCAATACCGGCATCGGGCTGACGCTGGTCGCCAAGGCGCTCGGCTACCGCACCGTCATCGTCATTCCGGAAACGCAGAGCCAGGAAAAGAAGGACGCGCTGAAACTGCTCGGCGCCGAACTCGTCGAAGTGCCGGCCGTTCCCTACAAGAACCCCAACAACTACGTGAAGGTCTCAGGCCGGCTCGCCGAGCAACTGGCGAAGACAGAGCCGAACGGGGCGATCTGGGCGAACCAGTTCGACAACGTCGCCAACCGCCAGGCGCATATCGAAACCACCGCTCGGGAAATCTGGAACGATACCGACGGCAAGGTCGACGGCTTCATCTGCTCCGTCGGTTCCGGCGGCACGCTGGCCGGCGTCGCTGCCGGCCTGAAGGCATTCAATGCGGACGTCAAGATCGGCATCGCCGATCCCGAAGGTGCTGCTCTTTATGAGTTCTATCAGAACGGCACGCTGAAATCCGAGGGTTCCTCGATCACCGAGGGCATCGGCCAGGGCCGCATCACCGCCAATCTCGAAGGCTTCACGCCTGATTTCTCCTATCGGGTCTCCGATGCCGAAGCGCTGCCCTATCTCTTCGACCTCGTCGAAAACGAAGGCCTGTGCCTCGGCGGCTCGACGGCGATCAACATTGCCGGCGCAGTCAAGCTCGCCCGGGATCTCGGACCCGGCCACATGGTGGTGACGATCCTCTGCGACTACGGCAACCGCTATCAGTCGAAGCTCTTCAATCCGGATTTCCTGACCTCGAAGGGACTGCCCGTTCCGGGCTGGATGGCCAAGTCGCCCGAGATAGACGTTCCCTACGAACCCGCGTGA
- a CDS encoding ChrR family anti-sigma-E factor, with translation MTETGMIHEQIDTIDALMAHYVAGSLPEPARVLVRSHLEMKADNRSLVDSLELLAGEALESAGETAIADRDRQLQAIFSSAAPVAAPQAVRRPDNALFPQALRDFVGFEVEDVPWRKRLPGFKEYSLERDGCEVNLMWIRPGRALPAHTHKGMELILILDGAFNDERGRFGPGDISIADETVDHRPVAEKDRPCIAFAVSDGPVKLTGSLRQMIGDLIG, from the coding sequence GTGACCGAAACCGGTATGATTCACGAGCAGATCGACACGATCGATGCATTGATGGCGCACTATGTCGCCGGTTCCTTGCCCGAGCCGGCGCGGGTGCTGGTACGATCCCATCTCGAAATGAAGGCCGACAATCGCAGCCTGGTGGACAGCCTCGAATTGCTGGCCGGGGAGGCGCTGGAGAGCGCTGGTGAAACCGCCATTGCCGACCGCGACCGGCAGCTTCAGGCAATCTTTTCCTCTGCCGCTCCGGTCGCGGCGCCGCAGGCGGTCAGGCGGCCGGACAACGCGCTGTTTCCCCAAGCGTTGCGCGATTTCGTCGGCTTCGAGGTCGAGGACGTACCGTGGCGCAAGCGGTTGCCGGGTTTCAAGGAATATTCCCTCGAACGCGACGGCTGCGAGGTCAACCTGATGTGGATCCGCCCGGGCCGCGCCTTGCCGGCGCACACCCACAAAGGCATGGAACTGATCCTCATCCTAGACGGCGCATTCAACGATGAACGCGGCCGTTTCGGCCCCGGCGACATCTCCATTGCCGATGAGACGGTCGACCATCGGCCGGTCGCTGAAAAGGACAGGCCCTGCATCGCCTTTGCCGTTTCGGACGGGCCGGTGAAGCTCACCGGATCCCTTCGTCAGATGATCGGCGACCTGATCGGCTGA
- a CDS encoding SDR family NAD(P)-dependent oxidoreductase — translation MRDFTARPEDGLVWISGASSGIGRALALKLAGEGYKVAVTARSHEKLVELQAEASGLAGSIVVLDGDVTDAEDMEHIMASIEYEHGTLGMAILNAGVYLPVHAEDLNRADFEKSFAVNLSGVVNCLLPAVRHMKAKGQGQIAIVSSVTGYGGLPTGAAYGATKAALINMAESLKFDLDKMGIRIQLICPGFVDTPATRKNAFPMPSLVSTDEAARQIAAGLKSQAFEISFPRRFTMMLKLARMLPYSVYFMLVNRVTGWSERPSSAGHHPATPHPAE, via the coding sequence ATGCGTGATTTCACCGCCCGTCCCGAAGATGGACTCGTCTGGATTTCGGGTGCGAGTTCCGGAATCGGCCGCGCGCTTGCGCTGAAGCTTGCCGGCGAAGGATACAAGGTCGCCGTCACCGCCCGAAGCCATGAAAAACTGGTCGAACTGCAGGCCGAGGCCAGCGGCCTTGCCGGCAGCATTGTCGTTCTCGATGGCGACGTCACCGATGCCGAGGACATGGAGCATATCATGGCCTCCATCGAATATGAGCACGGCACGCTCGGCATGGCGATCCTCAATGCCGGCGTCTATCTGCCTGTTCATGCCGAGGACCTGAACCGCGCCGATTTCGAAAAGAGCTTCGCCGTCAATCTCTCCGGCGTCGTCAACTGCCTGTTGCCGGCGGTCCGCCATATGAAGGCGAAAGGGCAGGGACAGATCGCCATCGTCTCCTCCGTCACCGGCTATGGCGGCCTGCCGACGGGCGCTGCCTACGGCGCCACCAAGGCGGCGCTGATCAATATGGCCGAAAGCCTGAAATTCGATCTCGACAAGATGGGCATCCGCATCCAGCTCATCTGCCCGGGCTTCGTCGACACACCGGCGACGCGGAAGAACGCCTTTCCCATGCCGTCCCTGGTGTCGACCGACGAAGCCGCCCGGCAGATTGCCGCCGGGCTGAAATCGCAGGCCTTCGAAATCTCCTTCCCCAGGCGCTTCACCATGATGCTCAAGCTTGCGCGCATGCTTCCCTACAGCGTCTATTTCATGCTGGTGAACCGGGTGACCGGCTGGAGCGAGCGGCCGTCATCGGCTGGTCACCATCCGGCGACACCGCATCCGGCGGAATGA
- a CDS encoding SAM-dependent methyltransferase, with the protein MSKAQDWNVLARDAVTLTAENISRLVKGLPFKAKLALRGLLRMQHGSLAVTLPDGRRLLIEGKQAGPKAALSLNNWNLAYRALTSGTIGVAETYMDGDWDSPDIAAFLELFLVNGEAVYSYSNGKGGIGRLVERVRHWMNTNTKTGSKRNISAHYDLGNDFYRQWLDPSMTYSSALYSTGANDLQSAQNAKYRALAEATGIRPGDHVLEIGCGWGGFAEFAAGELNCKVTGLTISREQLAFAEERIRKAGLGDRVEFRFQDYRDETGLYDRIVSIEMFEAVGEKYWPSYFSKLRQCLKPGGKAGLQIITIRPEAFDQYRSNPDFIQKYVFPGGMLPTRNHLAELAGKVDLSLVRDFGFGLDYARTLAEWRERFWSVWERIRPMGFDERFKRLWEFYLFYCEAGFRARNIDVRQVVFSRS; encoded by the coding sequence ATGAGCAAGGCGCAGGATTGGAATGTGCTGGCCCGTGACGCGGTGACGCTGACGGCCGAAAATATATCCCGTCTGGTGAAGGGGCTGCCGTTCAAGGCGAAGCTGGCGCTGCGCGGGCTTCTGCGCATGCAGCACGGCTCGCTTGCGGTCACCCTGCCCGACGGCCGCAGGCTGCTGATCGAGGGCAAGCAGGCCGGGCCGAAAGCGGCTCTCAGCCTCAACAACTGGAACCTTGCCTATCGAGCCCTGACGAGCGGCACGATCGGGGTTGCCGAAACCTATATGGACGGCGACTGGGACAGCCCCGACATCGCCGCCTTCCTCGAACTTTTCCTCGTCAACGGCGAGGCCGTCTACAGCTATTCCAATGGCAAGGGCGGCATTGGCCGCCTCGTCGAGCGCGTCCGCCATTGGATGAACACCAATACCAAGACGGGCTCGAAGCGTAACATTTCCGCCCATTACGATCTCGGCAATGATTTCTACAGGCAATGGCTCGATCCGAGCATGACTTATTCCTCCGCACTCTATTCGACAGGGGCCAACGATCTGCAATCGGCGCAGAACGCCAAATACCGCGCGCTCGCCGAGGCGACCGGCATCAGGCCCGGCGATCACGTGCTGGAGATCGGCTGCGGCTGGGGCGGGTTTGCCGAATTTGCCGCAGGCGAACTGAACTGCAAGGTGACCGGGCTGACGATCAGCCGCGAGCAGCTGGCCTTTGCCGAAGAGCGCATCCGCAAGGCCGGTCTCGGCGACCGCGTCGAATTCCGTTTCCAGGATTACCGCGACGAGACCGGGCTTTACGACCGGATCGTCTCGATCGAGATGTTCGAAGCGGTCGGCGAGAAATACTGGCCGTCCTATTTCTCCAAGCTCCGGCAATGTCTGAAGCCGGGCGGCAAGGCCGGCCTGCAGATCATCACCATCCGGCCGGAGGCCTTCGACCAGTATCGCAGCAACCCCGACTTCATCCAGAAATATGTCTTTCCCGGCGGCATGCTGCCGACGCGCAACCATCTGGCGGAACTTGCCGGCAAGGTCGACCTGTCACTGGTCAGGGACTTCGGCTTCGGGCTCGACTATGCCCGCACGCTTGCCGAATGGCGCGAACGCTTCTGGTCTGTCTGGGAGCGCATCCGCCCGATGGGCTTCGACGAGCGTTTCAAGCGGCTCTGGGAATTCTATCTGTTCTATTGCGAGGCCGGCTTCCGCGCCCGCAATATCGATGTGCGCCAAGTGGTGTTCTCGCGCAGCTGA
- a CDS encoding DUF1365 domain-containing protein, whose protein sequence is MSGRGKKRGVSMSGNGAAPDAAAALYVGEIMHQRLKPFGHRFRYRVFSLLVDLDRLEAADRLSALFSVNGRNLVSFHEKDHADTASTPLRAYADRLLAEAGLDRAARILLVCYPRILGYVFNPISVYYAYDGDGALVAMIYEVRNTFGERHSYVCPVSDGEMSEGGLRQSCDKLFHVSPFIGIAARYHFRMLLPGAEIRWRILETDSEGPLLAATFSGRRLPLTSAALLRLTALIPFLPFKIVAGIHWEALKLWLKGARNISRPAPPPAVSIHRPRSLADAAE, encoded by the coding sequence ATGAGCGGACGAGGCAAAAAGCGCGGCGTCAGCATGAGCGGCAACGGCGCTGCGCCGGATGCGGCGGCCGCGCTCTATGTCGGCGAGATCATGCATCAACGCCTGAAACCCTTCGGCCATCGTTTCCGCTACCGCGTCTTTTCCCTGCTCGTCGATCTCGATCGGCTTGAAGCGGCCGATCGGCTGTCGGCGCTGTTTTCCGTCAACGGCCGAAATCTCGTCTCGTTTCATGAAAAAGACCATGCCGATACGGCGAGCACGCCGCTGCGCGCCTATGCCGACCGGCTGCTTGCTGAGGCCGGGCTCGATCGCGCGGCAAGGATATTGCTCGTCTGCTATCCGCGCATTCTGGGCTATGTCTTCAACCCGATCTCCGTCTATTACGCCTATGATGGCGACGGCGCCCTCGTCGCGATGATCTACGAGGTGCGCAACACTTTCGGCGAGCGGCACAGTTACGTCTGTCCCGTCAGTGATGGCGAGATGTCGGAAGGCGGGCTCCGTCAGAGCTGCGACAAGCTCTTCCACGTCTCGCCCTTCATCGGCATAGCGGCGCGCTATCACTTCCGCATGCTGCTGCCCGGCGCGGAAATCCGCTGGCGCATCCTCGAAACCGACAGCGAAGGACCGCTGCTAGCGGCGACATTCTCAGGACGGCGGCTGCCGTTGACCAGCGCCGCGCTGCTTCGGCTGACGGCGCTCATCCCTTTCCTCCCGTTCAAGATCGTGGCCGGCATCCATTGGGAAGCGCTGAAACTGTGGCTGAAGGGCGCGCGTAATATCAGCCGTCCGGCGCCTCCGCCTGCCGTCAGCATTCACAGGCCCCGGTCGCTTGCGGACGCCGCGGAATGA
- a CDS encoding NAD(P)/FAD-dependent oxidoreductase: MNAHVRPASRRLKIAVIGSGISGASAAWALDPVHDVTLYESQARAGGHTATVDVDYDGVRIAVDTGFIVYNEPNYPNLTALFAELGIATHASDMSFSLSLDRGRLEWSGGGLSSIFAQKRNLLRPSFLWMIREILRFNRTCLEDRAAGHLASRSIGDYLDWRGFSPGFTNNYLVPMAAAIWSTPSARMLQFPAEYFVNFFDNHRLIYHRQHQWRTVTGGSRTYLDRLLQPLGGRVKLCCGIRGVIRSESGVTLIDETGSQRPFDKVILACHSDQTARLLMDATDRERRLLAAIPYQPNRVVLHRDQRLMPQRRKVWASWNYLRSSREDGKAGVAVTYWMNRLQGIDDGFPLFVTLNPDREPDPRMVFAEFTYEHPQFSADAMAAQRALAAGQGENHCHFAGAWTGYGFHEDGLVSGLAAAEALGGIIPWRTARSRLPQPDAAA, translated from the coding sequence ATGAACGCGCATGTCCGCCCCGCCTCGCGCCGGCTGAAGATCGCCGTCATCGGCTCCGGCATCTCCGGCGCCTCGGCGGCCTGGGCGCTCGACCCCGTGCACGACGTGACCCTCTACGAGAGCCAGGCGCGGGCGGGCGGCCATACGGCAACGGTCGACGTCGATTATGACGGTGTTCGGATTGCGGTCGATACCGGCTTCATCGTCTATAACGAACCGAATTATCCGAACCTGACGGCACTCTTTGCCGAACTCGGCATCGCCACCCATGCCAGCGACATGAGTTTTTCGCTCTCGCTCGACCGTGGCAGGCTGGAATGGAGCGGCGGCGGGCTGTCCTCGATCTTCGCGCAGAAGCGCAACCTGCTGCGGCCGTCGTTCCTGTGGATGATCCGCGAGATCCTGCGCTTCAACCGCACCTGCCTCGAAGACCGGGCCGCCGGTCACCTCGCCTCGCGCTCGATCGGCGATTATCTCGACTGGCGCGGCTTCTCGCCCGGCTTCACCAACAATTATCTCGTGCCGATGGCGGCGGCGATCTGGTCGACGCCGTCGGCCCGCATGCTGCAGTTCCCGGCCGAATATTTCGTCAATTTTTTCGACAATCACCGGCTGATCTATCACCGCCAGCACCAATGGCGGACGGTGACCGGCGGCAGCCGCACCTATCTCGACCGGCTGCTGCAGCCGCTCGGCGGACGGGTGAAACTGTGCTGCGGCATACGTGGGGTGATCCGTTCGGAGAGCGGCGTCACGCTTATCGACGAGACCGGAAGCCAGCGGCCGTTCGACAAGGTGATCCTTGCCTGCCACAGCGATCAGACGGCACGCCTGCTGATGGATGCCACCGACCGGGAAAGGCGGCTGCTTGCCGCCATTCCCTACCAGCCGAACCGCGTCGTCCTGCACCGCGACCAAAGGCTGATGCCGCAGCGCCGCAAGGTCTGGGCCTCGTGGAACTATCTGCGCTCCAGCCGGGAGGATGGCAAGGCGGGTGTCGCCGTCACCTATTGGATGAACCGGCTGCAGGGCATCGACGATGGTTTCCCGTTATTCGTCACGCTCAATCCCGACCGCGAGCCGGATCCCCGCATGGTATTTGCGGAATTCACCTATGAGCATCCGCAATTTTCGGCCGATGCCATGGCGGCGCAGCGGGCGCTCGCCGCTGGCCAGGGTGAGAACCATTGCCATTTCGCCGGCGCATGGACAGGATATGGATTTCATGAGGATGGCCTGGTTTCCGGCCTGGCGGCAGCCGAGGCGCTGGGTGGCATCATTCCCTGGCGAACGGCGAGAAGCCGGCTACCGCAACCGGATGCAGCGGCATGA
- a CDS encoding cryptochrome/photolyase family protein, whose protein sequence is MAKDAIKPVILWFRRDLRLDDNQALNAAHLSGRPIIALYIKEPAAAGTGPLGAAQAWWLHHSLEALDRSLHERQGELVLASGEALEVLRAVIKKSGAEAVFWNRRYDPSGISVDTHIKQELEKQAIEARSFGGQLLHEPSRLMTGNGTPYRVYTPFWRALEGAGEAEPPLEAPAKLRLAAQRPASETLKSWKLLPTKPDWAKDFTDLWTPGEQGARERLSAFVEDELKGYKENRDYPAKPATSMLSPHLALGEISPARIWDATRGLSNRVPAADIVHFRKEIAWREFSYHLLFHFPRLASENWNDRFDGFKWRNDDGDFEAWRRGMTGYPIVDAGMRQLWRHGWMHNRVRMIVASFLIKDLMIDWRRGEAWFRDTLVDADPANNAASWQWVAGSGADASPFFRIFNPMLQGETFDPDGDYVRAHVPELQRLGAKYIHRPFEAPKSALDEAGIILGQTYPKPIVDHASARDRALAAYKATKDAA, encoded by the coding sequence TTGGCAAAGGACGCGATAAAACCTGTCATTTTATGGTTTCGCAGGGATTTGCGCCTTGACGACAATCAGGCCCTGAATGCCGCCCATCTCTCCGGGCGACCGATCATCGCCCTTTATATCAAAGAGCCGGCGGCAGCCGGCACGGGTCCGCTCGGCGCTGCGCAGGCCTGGTGGCTGCATCATTCGCTGGAAGCGCTTGATAGATCATTGCACGAGCGGCAGGGCGAGCTGGTGCTTGCCAGCGGAGAAGCGCTCGAGGTGCTCCGCGCCGTCATCAAAAAGAGTGGTGCCGAAGCCGTTTTCTGGAACCGGCGATACGATCCCTCGGGCATCTCGGTCGACACCCACATCAAGCAGGAATTGGAAAAACAGGCGATCGAGGCGAGAAGTTTCGGCGGCCAGCTGCTGCACGAACCGTCCAGACTGATGACCGGCAATGGCACGCCCTATCGGGTCTATACGCCATTCTGGCGCGCGCTGGAGGGTGCGGGCGAAGCCGAGCCGCCGCTGGAGGCGCCGGCGAAGCTGCGGCTGGCAGCGCAACGTCCGGCATCGGAAACATTGAAGAGCTGGAAACTGCTGCCGACAAAGCCGGACTGGGCGAAGGACTTTACCGATCTCTGGACGCCGGGCGAACAAGGCGCAAGAGAGAGGCTCAGCGCCTTCGTCGAGGACGAACTCAAGGGCTACAAGGAAAACCGCGACTATCCGGCGAAACCGGCGACCTCGATGCTGTCGCCGCATCTGGCGCTCGGCGAGATCTCCCCTGCCCGCATCTGGGACGCGACGCGCGGTCTGTCGAACCGGGTGCCGGCGGCCGACATCGTGCATTTCCGCAAGGAGATCGCCTGGCGGGAATTCTCCTACCACCTGCTTTTCCATTTCCCGCGTCTTGCCTCGGAGAACTGGAACGATCGTTTCGACGGCTTCAAATGGCGCAACGACGACGGCGATTTCGAGGCGTGGCGTCGCGGCATGACCGGCTACCCGATCGTCGATGCCGGCATGCGCCAGCTCTGGCGCCACGGCTGGATGCACAATCGGGTGCGCATGATCGTCGCCTCCTTCCTCATCAAGGATCTGATGATCGACTGGCGCCGCGGCGAGGCCTGGTTCCGCGACACGCTGGTCGATGCCGATCCCGCCAATAACGCGGCAAGCTGGCAATGGGTGGCGGGCTCGGGAGCCGACGCTTCACCCTTCTTCCGCATCTTCAATCCGATGCTGCAGGGCGAGACTTTCGATCCCGACGGTGACTATGTCAGAGCCCATGTGCCGGAGCTTCAGCGGCTCGGGGCAAAATACATCCACCGGCCGTTCGAGGCGCCGAAGAGCGCGCTAGACGAGGCCGGCATCATCCTCGGGCAGACCTATCCGAAACCGATCGTCGACCATGCCAGCGCCCGCGACCGAGCGCTCGCGGCTTACAAAGCCACAAAGGACGCCGCATGA
- a CDS encoding Lrp/AsnC family transcriptional regulator, whose translation MEFEPGDIRILKALQSEGRLTNQELAERVGMSTSPCWRRVKRLEEAGVIRGYQALVDRRAVGLGVLAFVRVQIDTHSHDEAQRFEREVGELETVIACYSVAGEADFLLQVLAADLDDYAEFAMTVIRRLPGIKEMHTMFVLKDIKASTILPVQLSSASRSR comes from the coding sequence ATGGAATTCGAGCCGGGAGATATCCGCATATTGAAGGCGCTCCAGAGCGAGGGACGGCTGACCAACCAGGAGCTTGCGGAACGCGTGGGGATGTCGACCTCGCCCTGCTGGCGCAGAGTGAAACGGCTTGAAGAGGCCGGCGTCATCCGCGGCTATCAGGCTCTCGTCGATCGCCGCGCCGTCGGCCTCGGCGTCCTCGCCTTCGTGCGTGTGCAGATCGACACGCATTCCCATGACGAGGCCCAGCGCTTCGAGCGCGAGGTCGGCGAGTTGGAAACGGTCATCGCCTGCTATTCCGTTGCCGGTGAGGCCGATTTCCTGCTGCAGGTGCTCGCTGCCGATCTCGACGATTATGCCGAATTCGCCATGACGGTGATCCGTCGCCTGCCCGGCATCAAGGAGATGCATACGATGTTCGTGCTGAAGGACATCAAGGCATCGACGATCCTGCCCGTGCAGCTATCGAGCGCCAGCCGTTCGCGGTGA
- a CDS encoding DUF2000 domain-containing protein yields MTGEDWRVAVIVEPGLPAGELANTIAVLSIGLGAAAPALAGAQLTDQTGRIFHVSANKPVPVLQAAAADLRSLLLKALPAPNGALVVPFPRFARALHVYADYEASIPARDLSLEIIDGIGLAGPTKWIRSLTGSLKLLR; encoded by the coding sequence ATGACGGGTGAGGATTGGCGTGTCGCGGTGATTGTCGAGCCGGGGCTGCCGGCCGGCGAACTCGCCAATACGATCGCCGTGCTGTCGATCGGCCTCGGCGCCGCGGCGCCGGCGCTTGCCGGTGCGCAATTGACCGACCAGACCGGCCGGATATTTCATGTCAGTGCCAACAAGCCGGTTCCGGTGCTGCAGGCGGCCGCCGCCGATCTGAGATCGCTGTTGCTCAAGGCGCTGCCGGCGCCCAATGGTGCACTGGTCGTGCCATTTCCGCGTTTTGCCCGCGCTTTGCACGTCTATGCCGATTATGAGGCCTCGATACCGGCGCGCGACCTCTCCTTGGAAATCATCGACGGCATCGGGCTCGCCGGCCCGACGAAGTGGATCCGTTCGCTGACGGGTTCGCTGAAGCTGCTGCGTTGA
- a CDS encoding HAD family hydrolase — protein sequence MSQPMPRGFEKPYAAFLFDMDGTILNSIRAAERVWSDWARRQGLDVADFLPKMHGSRGVDTITRLNLPGVDPEHEAKLVTEAEIADVDDVVAISGAAAFLSSLPSDRWAIVTSSPLRLARRRLEAAGLSLPKFMVTAEDVKVGKPDPQCYILGAERLGVSTQDCLVFEDVAAGILAGEAAGADVMVVTATHHDKMETPHPPLSSYDEISVRISADHKMFIVPKAAG from the coding sequence TTGTCCCAACCGATGCCCCGCGGCTTCGAGAAGCCTTATGCCGCCTTCCTGTTCGATATGGACGGCACCATCCTCAATTCGATCCGTGCGGCCGAACGTGTCTGGAGCGACTGGGCAAGGCGTCAGGGGCTCGATGTCGCCGACTTTCTGCCGAAGATGCATGGATCGCGCGGCGTCGACACGATTACCCGGCTGAACCTGCCGGGCGTCGATCCCGAACATGAGGCCAAGCTGGTGACCGAGGCGGAAATCGCAGATGTCGATGATGTTGTCGCCATTTCGGGTGCCGCAGCATTCCTGAGCTCGCTGCCGTCGGATCGCTGGGCGATCGTCACCTCCTCACCCTTGCGTCTTGCCCGCCGGCGGCTGGAGGCAGCAGGCCTGTCGCTGCCGAAATTCATGGTGACGGCGGAGGACGTGAAGGTCGGAAAACCCGACCCGCAATGTTATATTCTCGGCGCCGAACGCCTCGGCGTCAGCACCCAGGACTGCCTGGTGTTCGAGGATGTCGCTGCCGGCATTCTCGCCGGCGAGGCGGCGGGCGCCGATGTCATGGTGGTGACGGCAACCCATCATGACAAGATGGAAACGCCGCATCCGCCCCTGTCATCCTACGACGAGATCTCGGTCCGCATCTCGGCCGACCATAAAATGTTCATCGTGCCGAAGGCGGCCGGATAG